A region from the Rhinoderma darwinii isolate aRhiDar2 chromosome 2, aRhiDar2.hap1, whole genome shotgun sequence genome encodes:
- the GPM6B gene encoding neuronal membrane glycoprotein M6-b isoform X4 has protein sequence MKPAMETAAEETTEQSQERKGCFECCIKCLGGVPYASLVATILCFSGVALFCGCGHVALATTVSILEQHFSSNASDHALLTEVIQLMQYVIYGIASFFFLYGIILLAEGFYTTSAVKEMHSEFKTTACGRCISGMFVFLTYILGVAWLGVFGFSAVPVFMFYNIWSSCEVLKGLPVNYTTTAEQICVDIRQYGIIPWSALPGKACGSALGNICSTNEFYMSYHLFIVACAGAGATVIALIHFLMILASNWAYLKDASKMQAYQDIKVKEEQELQDIQSRSKEQLNSYT, from the exons GTTGCTTTGAATGCTGTATTAAGTGCTTGGGAGGAGTTCCATATGCTTCACTGGTGGCGACCATTTTGTGCTTTTCTGGAGTGGCCCTCTTCTGCGGGTGTGGTCATGTGGCCCTCGCAACCACCGTGTCCATCCTGGAACAGCACTTCTCCTCGAATGCCAGTGACCACGCTCTTCTTACTGAAGT AATCCAGTTAATGCAGTATGTGATCTACGGAATTGCTTCCTTCTTCTTTCTGTATGGAATCATTCTGCTGGCAGAGGGTTTCTACACCACCAGCGCAGTGAAGGAAATGCACAGTGAATTTAAAACCACGGCTTGTGGACGATGCATCAGTGGAATG TTTGTGTTTCTTACCTACATCTTGGGGGTGGCCTGGCTTGGAGTGTTTGGCTTTTCTGCAGTTCctgttttcatgttttacaacatcTGGTCATCTTGTGAAGTTCTTAAAGGGCTGCCTGTAAATTATACTACTACTGCGGAACAGATATGTGTGGACATCCGGCAGTAtg GTATCATTCCATGGAGTGCCTTGCCTGGAAAAGCTTGTGGATCAGCATTGGGGAACATCTGCAGCACCAATGAG TTCTACATGTCCTACCACCTTTTTATTGTGGCCTGTGCTGGGGCAGGTGCTACAGTTATTGCACTG ATCCACTTCCTCATGATTCtggcttctaattgggcctacttAAAGGATGCAAGCAAAATGCAGGCCTACCAAGACATTAAAGTTAAAGAAGAACAAGAACTTCAAGACATCCAGTCACGGTCAAAAGAACAGCTCAATTCTTACACATAA
- the GPM6B gene encoding neuronal membrane glycoprotein M6-b isoform X6: MKPAMETAAEETTEQSQERKGCFECCIKCLGGVPYASLVATILCFSGVALFCGCGHVALATTVSILEQHFSSNASDHALLTEVIQLMQYVIYGIASFFFLYGIILLAEGFYTTSAVKEMHSEFKTTACGRCISGMFVFLTYILGVAWLGVFGFSAVPVFMFYNIWSSCEVLKGLPVNYTTTAEQICVDIRQYGIIPWSALPGKACGSALGNICSTNEFYMSYHLFIVACAGAGATVIALLIYMMATTYNYAVLKFKSREDCCTKF, translated from the exons GTTGCTTTGAATGCTGTATTAAGTGCTTGGGAGGAGTTCCATATGCTTCACTGGTGGCGACCATTTTGTGCTTTTCTGGAGTGGCCCTCTTCTGCGGGTGTGGTCATGTGGCCCTCGCAACCACCGTGTCCATCCTGGAACAGCACTTCTCCTCGAATGCCAGTGACCACGCTCTTCTTACTGAAGT AATCCAGTTAATGCAGTATGTGATCTACGGAATTGCTTCCTTCTTCTTTCTGTATGGAATCATTCTGCTGGCAGAGGGTTTCTACACCACCAGCGCAGTGAAGGAAATGCACAGTGAATTTAAAACCACGGCTTGTGGACGATGCATCAGTGGAATG TTTGTGTTTCTTACCTACATCTTGGGGGTGGCCTGGCTTGGAGTGTTTGGCTTTTCTGCAGTTCctgttttcatgttttacaacatcTGGTCATCTTGTGAAGTTCTTAAAGGGCTGCCTGTAAATTATACTACTACTGCGGAACAGATATGTGTGGACATCCGGCAGTAtg GTATCATTCCATGGAGTGCCTTGCCTGGAAAAGCTTGTGGATCAGCATTGGGGAACATCTGCAGCACCAATGAG TTCTACATGTCCTACCACCTTTTTATTGTGGCCTGTGCTGGGGCAGGTGCTACAGTTATTGCACTG CTGATCTACATGATGGCAACCACATATAACTATGCCGTTTTGAAGTTTAAGAGTCGGGAGGATTGCTGCACTAAATTCTAA
- the GPM6B gene encoding neuronal membrane glycoprotein M6-b isoform X5: MGCFECCIKCLGGVPYASLVATILCFSGVALFCGCGHVALATTVSILEQHFSSNASDHALLTEVIQLMQYVIYGIASFFFLYGIILLAEGFYTTSAVKEMHSEFKTTACGRCISGMFVFLTYILGVAWLGVFGFSAVPVFMFYNIWSSCEVLKGLPVNYTTTAEQICVDIRQYGIIPWSALPGKACGSALGNICSTNEFYMSYHLFIVACAGAGATVIALIHFLMILASNWAYLKDASKMQAYQDIKVKEEQELQDIQSRSKEQLNSYT, from the exons GTTGCTTTGAATGCTGTATTAAGTGCTTGGGAGGAGTTCCATATGCTTCACTGGTGGCGACCATTTTGTGCTTTTCTGGAGTGGCCCTCTTCTGCGGGTGTGGTCATGTGGCCCTCGCAACCACCGTGTCCATCCTGGAACAGCACTTCTCCTCGAATGCCAGTGACCACGCTCTTCTTACTGAAGT AATCCAGTTAATGCAGTATGTGATCTACGGAATTGCTTCCTTCTTCTTTCTGTATGGAATCATTCTGCTGGCAGAGGGTTTCTACACCACCAGCGCAGTGAAGGAAATGCACAGTGAATTTAAAACCACGGCTTGTGGACGATGCATCAGTGGAATG TTTGTGTTTCTTACCTACATCTTGGGGGTGGCCTGGCTTGGAGTGTTTGGCTTTTCTGCAGTTCctgttttcatgttttacaacatcTGGTCATCTTGTGAAGTTCTTAAAGGGCTGCCTGTAAATTATACTACTACTGCGGAACAGATATGTGTGGACATCCGGCAGTAtg GTATCATTCCATGGAGTGCCTTGCCTGGAAAAGCTTGTGGATCAGCATTGGGGAACATCTGCAGCACCAATGAG TTCTACATGTCCTACCACCTTTTTATTGTGGCCTGTGCTGGGGCAGGTGCTACAGTTATTGCACTG ATCCACTTCCTCATGATTCtggcttctaattgggcctacttAAAGGATGCAAGCAAAATGCAGGCCTACCAAGACATTAAAGTTAAAGAAGAACAAGAACTTCAAGACATCCAGTCACGGTCAAAAGAACAGCTCAATTCTTACACATAA